A region of the Desulfobacter postgatei 2ac9 genome:
CAGGCTGGAAAAAAATGCCTGATCATTATTGACGAGGCACACCTGATTCCGGAGCGATTCCTGGCCCTGCTCCCCTCCTGGGCTAAATTTGCGCCGGATAATACCCTTACTATCATCCTTGCCGGTCAACTGGAACTCCACCAAGTCATGGAAAAAAAACTGGGTCCTTCATGGGAAAAGCAGGTGGATGTCCATGCCATGCTTTCTCCCCTGGAAGAAAAACAGACCCGGGACTATATCCACCGGCGCCTTGAGTTGGCCGGTGCAACACACAGGATTTTCACCCCCGAAGCTGTCCGGGAAGTACATGGGTATACCAAAGGCATTCCCCGGCGCATCAACATCGCCTGCGACCAGGCCATGATCGCCGCCTATTCAAAAGATATGCAAACCATTGACGCCCAGACCTTTCAGGATGCCGTGGGTATTTTGAAACTTCCCCAGGTACCGGTGCCTGTCTCCCCGCCGGCACCGGTACCTACAACGCTTTTGGCCAGCCTAAAGTCCCGGTGGCCGGCAAGGCCACTGCCCTCCTTGGCAGCAGCCGTTCTTCTGGTCGTCATTGCCTATACTTTTTACTCTCGGATACTTTCCATTCCGGATCAAATACAGCATCCCCAAATCAAAACACCGGCAACACAAAAGAGCTCCGTTTTTGTGCCGACCATGACCGTTCCGCCTCCTTCAGCCACGGAAACCCAAGGGGATCTGTCCGAGGCAGCATCTGGGCTGGAACCGTTTCAGGCCGAACGCCTGATTCCGCCCCTGGAACCCAGACAAGTAGCACCAGGACCCTCTGAACAAACCACTGCCAAATCCGACGGGACCGTCGATATGGATAAATTTATCAGAGAGGTCTTTATTATTGACAAGGCCGATTCTATGGTCCGGGCTCTGGATCCCTCACCCCGGCTATCGGCCCATAAAGCACCGGCACCTGAAACACCTGCACCTATCCCTGCCGAGCCCCCGGCATCCCGCTACAGAAACACTGAACCTGAGCGTGACCCCACGCCGACAACATCCGCGCAGCCAGACCCGGATGCTGTCATTGACTGGCTTATAAGAAAAAAATCCAGCTGATTGCCTCTATGTATTCAAACGTGTACCTTTATCTTGACATAAGCCGTATCTCCCTGGTATTAAAAGAGTTTTTTTATTAACTCCAAACGGTTCAGGAAGTCTGGCAATGGCATATAAGATAGCGGTGAACGGATATGGACGGATCGGGCGTTGCGTCGTGCGCGCCCTTTACGAGTCCAAAGCATACAGAGAACAGCTTTGCCTTGTGGCCATTAATGAAGCCTGGCATCCGGATACGGTGTTTCATCTGACCCGGTTTGATTCCACCCATGGACGGTTTCCGAAAGATGTGAGGAAAACCACCCGGGGTATGGCCATTGAAAACGATGAAATTTGTCTGCTCCAGGAAAAAAATATCGGGCATCTGCCCTGGAAAGACTTGAAGGTGGACGCAGTTCTGGACTGCACCGGTATTTTTAATGACAGGCCGGCTGCTAAACAGCATCTCCTGTGCGGTGCGGGAAAGGTTATTTATTCCCATCCCGGCAAAGATGAAATGGATGCCACAATTATATACGGGGTGAATCACAACAGTCTGAAAG
Encoded here:
- a CDS encoding ExeA family protein, whose translation is MYCTHFNLKKKPFQLSSDNSFLWLGNTHARALDLLKRGIEGPEGLLILTGDIGTGKTTLIHELRHCLPQETAVAHITDPSIELHYLFLSIARALGFDELYREGEEFGPVLSAFLNRLHQAGKKCLIIIDEAHLIPERFLALLPSWAKFAPDNTLTIILAGQLELHQVMEKKLGPSWEKQVDVHAMLSPLEEKQTRDYIHRRLELAGATHRIFTPEAVREVHGYTKGIPRRINIACDQAMIAAYSKDMQTIDAQTFQDAVGILKLPQVPVPVSPPAPVPTTLLASLKSRWPARPLPSLAAAVLLVVIAYTFYSRILSIPDQIQHPQIKTPATQKSSVFVPTMTVPPPSATETQGDLSEAASGLEPFQAERLIPPLEPRQVAPGPSEQTTAKSDGTVDMDKFIREVFIIDKADSMVRALDPSPRLSAHKAPAPETPAPIPAEPPASRYRNTEPERDPTPTTSAQPDPDAVIDWLIRKKSS